A section of the Perognathus longimembris pacificus isolate PPM17 chromosome 7, ASM2315922v1, whole genome shotgun sequence genome encodes:
- the LOC125355302 gene encoding ferritin light chain-like gives MTSQIRQNYSTEVEAAVNRLVNFHLRYSYTYLSLGYCFDRNDVALDRVGHFCELAEKREGAHRFLKMQNQRGGSTLFQDVQKPSEDEWGKTV, from the coding sequence ATGACCTCCCAGATCCGTCAGAATTATTCCACCGAGGTGGAGGCTGCTGTCAACCGACTGGTCAACTTTCATTTGAGGTACTCCTACACCTACCTCTCTCTGGGCTACTGTTTCGATCGCAACGATGTGGCTCTGGACAGAGTGGGCCACTTCTGCGAGCTGGCGGAGAAGCGTGAGGGCGCCCACCGCTTCCTGAAGATGCAGAACCAGCGCGGTGGCAGCACGCTGTTCCAGGATGTGCAGAAGCCTTCTGAAGATGAGTGGGGTAAAACCGTTTAA